A section of the Rummeliibacillus pycnus genome encodes:
- the secA gene encoding preprotein translocase subunit SecA: protein MPSILNKIFDPNKKELKHLEKVANAVEALAKDMEKLSDEQLRAKTDEFYNRYSEGEELDHIRPEAFAVVREASKRVLGMFPYPVQIMGGATLHEGNIAEMKTGEGKTLTSTLPVYLNALTHKGVHVVTVNEYLASRDAETMRPLYEFLGLTVGLNLNSMSKDEKREAYACDITYSTNNELGFDYLRDNMVLYKEERVQRPLHYAVIDEVDSILIDEARTPLIISGQANKSAALYKQSNAFVRTLKKDEDYNYDVETKGVTLTEQGIEKAERAFNIDNLFDLTHVGLNHAINQSLKAHASMHLDVDYVVQDGEILIVDSFTGRIMQGRRYSDGLHQAIEAKEGVEIQNESMTMATITFQNYFRMYEKLSGMTGTAKTEEEEFRNIYNMNVVVIPTNKPIARDDRPDLIYASMQGKFEAVANDIAERHKKGQPVLVGTVAIETSELISHLLSKRGIPHNVLNAKNHEREAEIVAEAGQKGAVTIATNMAGRGTDIKLGEGVLELGGLAVVGTERHESRRIDNQLRGRAGRQGDPGVTQFYLSLEDELMKRFGSESMKAMMTKLGMDDSQPIQSKMVSKAVESAQKRVEGNNFDARKRLLQYDDVLRQQREIIYKERYEVLETENMRALVESMIDEVLVNAVHSYTVEENANDWNLKGLESFIAANLLPEGVVTEENLRGKSQEDMIELLRAEVKKEYDRKEEELSPERMREFEKVILLRGIDSKWIDHIDAMDQLRQGIHLRAYAQTDPLREYQSEGFAMFEAMVDSIRSEVARYAMKAEIRSNLEREEVAKGEAVNPKAEEKGPAKRKPVRKQQEVGRNDLCPCGSGKKYKNCHGAV from the coding sequence ATGCCTAGCATATTGAATAAAATTTTTGATCCAAATAAAAAAGAATTGAAACACTTAGAAAAAGTTGCAAATGCAGTTGAAGCACTTGCTAAAGATATGGAAAAGCTTTCTGATGAACAACTAAGAGCAAAAACGGATGAATTTTATAATCGCTATTCTGAAGGTGAAGAGTTAGATCATATTCGTCCAGAGGCTTTTGCAGTTGTTCGTGAAGCATCAAAACGTGTATTAGGCATGTTCCCATACCCTGTACAAATTATGGGTGGTGCTACTCTTCATGAAGGTAATATCGCAGAGATGAAAACAGGTGAAGGTAAAACTTTAACATCTACTTTACCGGTTTACTTAAATGCGTTAACACATAAAGGTGTTCATGTTGTTACTGTCAACGAATATTTAGCAAGCCGTGATGCTGAAACAATGCGTCCACTGTATGAATTTTTAGGTTTAACAGTTGGTTTAAACTTAAATAGCATGTCCAAAGATGAAAAACGTGAAGCTTATGCATGCGATATCACATATAGTACCAATAACGAACTAGGCTTCGACTATTTACGTGATAATATGGTTCTTTATAAAGAAGAACGTGTTCAACGTCCTCTTCACTATGCTGTAATCGATGAAGTCGATTCAATCTTAATCGATGAAGCACGTACACCATTAATTATTTCTGGACAAGCCAATAAATCAGCAGCACTATATAAACAATCTAATGCCTTTGTACGTACGTTGAAAAAGGATGAAGATTACAACTACGATGTTGAAACGAAAGGTGTCACTCTAACTGAACAAGGGATTGAAAAAGCTGAAAGAGCATTCAATATTGATAACTTATTCGATTTAACTCATGTTGGTCTGAACCATGCGATTAACCAATCGTTAAAAGCACACGCAAGTATGCATTTAGATGTTGATTATGTAGTACAGGATGGCGAAATTTTAATCGTCGATTCGTTCACAGGACGTATCATGCAAGGTCGCCGTTATTCAGATGGACTTCACCAAGCCATTGAAGCAAAAGAAGGCGTAGAAATTCAAAATGAATCGATGACAATGGCTACGATTACCTTCCAAAACTACTTCCGAATGTACGAAAAACTATCTGGTATGACAGGTACTGCAAAAACAGAAGAAGAAGAATTCCGCAACATTTACAACATGAATGTTGTTGTTATTCCTACTAACAAACCAATTGCACGTGATGACAGACCCGATCTAATCTATGCATCTATGCAAGGTAAATTTGAAGCAGTTGCAAATGATATCGCTGAACGTCATAAGAAGGGTCAACCAGTTCTTGTTGGTACTGTTGCGATTGAAACTTCTGAGCTTATTTCACATTTATTATCAAAACGTGGTATTCCTCATAATGTATTGAATGCAAAAAACCATGAACGTGAAGCTGAGATTGTTGCAGAAGCAGGACAAAAAGGTGCAGTTACAATTGCTACCAACATGGCTGGTCGTGGTACCGATATTAAACTTGGTGAAGGCGTTCTTGAACTTGGCGGGTTAGCTGTAGTTGGTACTGAACGTCACGAGTCACGTCGTATTGATAACCAATTACGTGGTCGTGCTGGACGTCAAGGGGACCCTGGTGTCACTCAATTCTATCTTTCACTTGAAGATGAGCTGATGAAACGATTCGGTTCTGAAAGTATGAAAGCTATGATGACAAAATTAGGTATGGATGATTCTCAACCAATCCAATCTAAAATGGTTTCGAAAGCAGTTGAATCAGCACAAAAACGTGTTGAAGGTAACAACTTCGATGCTCGTAAACGTTTATTACAATATGATGATGTTCTACGTCAACAACGTGAAATTATCTACAAAGAACGTTATGAAGTATTAGAAACTGAAAATATGCGTGCATTAGTTGAATCTATGATCGATGAAGTATTGGTTAATGCAGTACATTCGTATACAGTTGAAGAAAATGCAAACGATTGGAATCTAAAAGGCTTAGAAAGCTTTATCGCTGCTAATTTACTTCCAGAAGGCGTTGTAACGGAAGAAAATCTTCGTGGGAAATCCCAAGAGGATATGATTGAACTTCTTCGTGCTGAAGTGAAAAAAGAATATGATCGCAAAGAAGAAGAACTTTCTCCAGAACGTATGCGTGAGTTCGAAAAAGTTATCTTACTTCGTGGAATTGATTCTAAATGGATTGATCATATTGATGCAATGGATCAATTACGTCAAGGTATCCACTTACGTGCGTACGCTCAAACAGATCCACTTCGCGAATATCAATCAGAAGGTTTTGCAATGTTCGAAGCTATGGTTGATTCCATCCGTTCAGAAGTTGCTCGATATGCGATGAAAGCTGAAATTCGTAGCAACTTAGAACGTGAAGAAGTAGCTAAGGGTGAAGCAGTTAATCCGAAAGCTGAAGAAAAAGGACCTGCTAAACGTAAACCAGTTCGTAAACAACAAGAGGTTGGTCGTAACGATTTATGCCCATGCGGTAGCGGGAAAAAATATAAAAACTGTCATGGTGCTGTATAA
- a CDS encoding LCP family glycopolymer transferase, which yields MKWCIGIIIIAIILIGGFAYTIYFNAASTFKEIHTPIERKPTEQRTQPVALQEKQPFSMLLLGVDEREHDIGRSDTIIVLTVNPKTQSTLMVSIPRDTYTTIVGKKTKDKINHAYAFGGIKMSMNSVEKLLDIPIDYVAKVNMEGFAQIIDTIGNVQVQNDMAFQQENHHFKKGVITLDGQAALDYVRMRKEDPQGDFGRQNRQKQVIQAIIEKGTSLKTLMKYQDLFNILGKNVSTNLTFNQIKELQQNYRTSLSDIHQIHFEKGQGKMMNGIWYYVMDQKELSQVSSTLQKHLEVSSTKKSK from the coding sequence ATGAAATGGTGTATAGGTATCATCATCATTGCCATTATTTTAATAGGCGGCTTTGCTTATACTATTTATTTTAATGCTGCTTCAACATTTAAGGAAATTCATACACCCATTGAACGTAAGCCAACTGAGCAACGCACACAACCAGTCGCATTACAGGAAAAGCAACCATTTTCTATGTTACTTCTCGGGGTAGATGAGCGTGAACATGATATAGGACGCTCAGATACAATTATTGTTCTAACTGTTAATCCTAAAACGCAAAGCACACTGATGGTAAGTATTCCACGTGATACATATACAACCATCGTTGGAAAAAAGACAAAAGACAAAATCAACCATGCATATGCATTTGGTGGAATCAAAATGTCCATGAACTCCGTCGAAAAACTATTAGATATCCCAATTGACTATGTAGCAAAAGTCAATATGGAAGGATTTGCACAAATCATTGATACAATTGGAAATGTGCAGGTTCAAAATGACATGGCTTTCCAACAAGAAAACCATCATTTTAAAAAAGGTGTAATCACTTTAGACGGACAAGCAGCATTAGATTATGTACGGATGCGTAAAGAAGACCCACAAGGTGACTTTGGAAGACAAAACCGCCAAAAACAAGTGATCCAAGCGATTATCGAAAAAGGGACATCCTTAAAAACATTAATGAAATATCAAGATCTTTTCAATATTCTAGGCAAAAACGTCTCAACAAATCTAACATTCAACCAAATAAAAGAATTGCAACAAAACTATAGAACATCGTTAAGTGATATCCACCAAATTCATTTTGAAAAAGGTCAAGGTAAAATGATGAATGGCATTTGGTATTACGTCATGGATCAGAAAGAATTATCTCAAGTTTCAAGTACTTTGCAAAAACATTTAGAAGTTTCTTCCACAAAAAAGTCTAAATAG
- the hpf gene encoding ribosome hibernation-promoting factor, HPF/YfiA family — protein MLTFNIRGENIEVTPAIREYVESKIQKLERYFNNDLSATANVNLKVYNDKNTKVEVTIPMKNLTLRAEERNGDMYAAIDLITAKLERQIRKHKTKVNRKFRDREGVGLYFANVQAENSPTAVADAEDDFSVVRTKQFALKPMDQEEAILQMNLLGHDFYIFTDAESDATNIVYKRRDGKYGLIETN, from the coding sequence ATGCTAACATTTAACATTCGTGGTGAAAACATTGAGGTAACTCCAGCAATTCGTGAGTATGTTGAATCAAAAATTCAAAAATTAGAACGTTATTTTAACAATGATTTAAGTGCAACTGCTAACGTGAATTTGAAGGTTTACAATGACAAGAATACGAAAGTGGAAGTAACGATTCCTATGAAAAACTTAACATTACGAGCTGAAGAACGTAATGGTGATATGTATGCAGCGATTGATCTAATAACTGCTAAATTAGAACGTCAAATTCGTAAACATAAAACGAAAGTGAATCGAAAATTCCGCGATCGTGAAGGTGTCGGTCTATATTTCGCAAATGTTCAGGCTGAAAACTCTCCGACTGCAGTAGCGGATGCCGAAGATGATTTCTCAGTAGTTCGTACAAAACAATTCGCATTAAAACCTATGGATCAAGAGGAAGCTATTTTACAAATGAATCTTCTTGGACATGATTTCTACATTTTCACAGATGCCGAATCTGATGCTACAAATATCGTATACAAACGTAGAGATGGTAAATATGGCTTAATCGAAACAAATTAA
- a CDS encoding PilZ domain-containing protein, producing MEYRRKEAFRHVLIREVPVTYNCQRDRLERHQQGKIVDISPSGIKLFTEENLPCEKEAIELDLSFKLYSKPIHVRGDVRWKRAFGSGYQYGVDLNTVDEHQELIISELKLRRRKEVFEENRQNS from the coding sequence GTGGAATATCGACGCAAGGAAGCATTTCGTCATGTTTTGATTCGTGAAGTACCTGTAACATACAATTGCCAAAGAGATCGTCTCGAACGGCATCAACAAGGGAAGATTGTTGACATTAGTCCAAGTGGCATAAAGCTTTTTACCGAGGAAAATTTGCCATGTGAAAAAGAAGCAATCGAATTAGACTTGTCATTTAAGTTATATTCGAAGCCGATTCATGTAAGAGGAGATGTTCGTTGGAAGAGGGCATTTGGCAGTGGGTATCAATATGGTGTGGATCTGAATACTGTGGACGAACATCAAGAATTAATCATTTCTGAGTTAAAATTACGACGAAGGAAAGAGGTTTTTGAGGAGAATAGACAAAATTCGTGA
- a CDS encoding PilZ domain-containing protein — protein MKFKRTESFRHVFERRVEVEYKLVMGEPGSESFSKSDFCNLVDLSPSGAKIGMSENLPTESQLIRIELNFVLYAKPISVQGDVKWKRVQNGEFVYGVDLDTDEIIEALIISELKLRRRQEVKEKRLNL, from the coding sequence ATGAAATTTAAGCGTACAGAATCATTTCGGCATGTGTTTGAGCGAAGAGTAGAGGTTGAATATAAATTAGTTATGGGTGAACCTGGAAGTGAAAGCTTTTCGAAATCTGATTTTTGTAATTTAGTAGATTTGAGCCCTAGTGGTGCAAAAATTGGTATGTCTGAAAATTTGCCAACCGAATCTCAGTTGATCCGAATTGAATTAAACTTTGTGCTCTATGCGAAACCGATTTCTGTGCAAGGTGATGTAAAATGGAAAAGAGTGCAAAATGGTGAGTTTGTATATGGGGTTGATTTAGATACAGATGAAATCATTGAAGCGCTTATTATTTCTGAGTTAAAATTACGTCGCCGACAAGAAGTAAAAGAAAAAAGGCTAAATCTATGA
- a CDS encoding DUF2920 family protein, giving the protein MAEKDSIIIPAHYNIYNGSTGRNLRIDYSLPSQGVTAETGLLLLVPGYGGNIDSNVYKKMRDVFADQYNLVTVQCTYFGDSFMQNVETFTFSNNDQFAQEYLTKDEQIKVQENPALLIKYLSNFSIKFPLTATINETLDEFNDMGFMQAIDLITSIDAVKIILRENHLPFDEQKVLGYGHSHGAYLLHLCNRLEPSLFTAIIDNSAWLEPVYLTSNRYLFKSYGKMILQIKFDYLAKEILLDKKALNLNTIYKNFDNQAEILVFQGTNDNQIDYKEKEIITSKVNNTSFILIDEKDVDNNIFYSNQHGLDADFLKLFNLAYSKLEMKKNLTVRKKFDKLKFSNTTITIDHSQALPFFQLTL; this is encoded by the coding sequence ATGGCTGAAAAAGATAGCATTATAATACCTGCACATTATAATATTTATAATGGTTCTACTGGAAGAAATCTGCGAATAGATTACTCACTTCCATCACAAGGAGTAACAGCTGAAACAGGGTTGTTACTCCTTGTACCAGGATATGGGGGGAATATTGATTCAAATGTATACAAGAAAATGAGAGATGTATTTGCAGACCAGTATAATTTGGTTACAGTACAATGTACATATTTTGGGGATTCTTTTATGCAAAATGTAGAGACTTTTACATTTTCAAATAATGATCAATTTGCTCAGGAATACTTGACAAAAGATGAACAAATTAAAGTGCAAGAAAATCCAGCGCTACTCATAAAGTATCTATCTAATTTCTCAATCAAGTTCCCTCTAACAGCAACAATCAATGAAACTCTAGATGAATTTAATGACATGGGTTTTATGCAAGCTATAGATCTTATTACTTCAATTGATGCGGTGAAAATTATCTTAAGGGAAAATCATCTACCTTTTGACGAACAAAAAGTGTTAGGATATGGGCATTCTCATGGGGCATATTTATTGCATCTTTGTAATCGATTAGAACCCTCTCTATTTACCGCAATTATTGATAATTCGGCTTGGTTAGAGCCTGTTTATCTAACATCCAATCGTTACTTATTTAAAAGTTATGGAAAAATGATTCTTCAAATTAAATTTGATTATCTTGCAAAGGAAATTTTGCTGGATAAGAAGGCTTTAAATTTGAACACTATATATAAAAACTTTGATAACCAAGCTGAAATATTGGTATTCCAAGGAACTAATGACAATCAAATTGATTATAAGGAAAAAGAAATTATTACTTCAAAAGTTAATAATACCTCATTCATATTAATAGACGAAAAAGATGTTGACAATAATATTTTTTATTCCAATCAACATGGACTAGATGCTGATTTTTTAAAACTGTTTAACCTTGCGTATAGTAAACTCGAAATGAAAAAAAATCTAACTGTAAGGAAAAAATTTGACAAACTAAAATTCTCAAATACTACCATCACGATTGATCATTCTCAAGCACTCCCTTTCTTTCAATTAACTCTGTAA
- the pseC gene encoding UDP-4-amino-4,6-dideoxy-N-acetyl-beta-L-altrosamine transaminase produces the protein MEKRKKFLPYGQQWIEEDDINAVVETLKSPFLTTGPKIQEFEETIANYVGAKYAVAFSNGTAALHGACYAAGIGEGDEVITTPITFASSANCARYMGATIVFADIDEHTYNINPAEIEKKITDKTKAIIPVDFTGQPVDIDAIMDVAKKNDCVVIEDGAHSLGAEYKGEKVGTRADMTMFSFHPVKPVTTAEGGVIVTNNKEFYDKMILFRSHGITHTPYAEEQGGWYYEMIDLGYNYRMTDIQAALGISQMKKIDSFIERRRELAAKYTELLQDIPYIKAPKQLENTESGWHLYSVQLDTKQIGKSRKQIFEEMREANIGVHVHYIPVYWHPYYQQLGYKKGLCPIAEKWYENALTLPLFPKMIDKDVEDVINFFTK, from the coding sequence ATGGAAAAAAGAAAAAAATTTCTTCCATATGGTCAACAATGGATTGAAGAAGATGATATTAATGCAGTTGTAGAAACACTGAAATCACCATTTTTGACTACAGGGCCAAAAATTCAAGAGTTTGAAGAAACAATCGCTAATTATGTTGGTGCTAAATATGCAGTTGCCTTTTCAAATGGTACAGCTGCACTTCATGGGGCATGTTATGCAGCAGGAATTGGTGAGGGTGATGAAGTAATTACTACTCCAATTACCTTTGCTTCTAGTGCTAACTGTGCACGTTATATGGGAGCAACGATTGTATTTGCAGATATTGATGAACATACATACAATATTAATCCAGCAGAAATAGAGAAAAAAATAACAGATAAAACAAAAGCAATCATTCCTGTCGACTTTACGGGACAACCTGTTGATATTGATGCAATAATGGATGTAGCAAAAAAAAATGACTGTGTAGTAATAGAGGATGGAGCTCATTCACTTGGTGCAGAGTATAAAGGGGAAAAGGTTGGAACAAGAGCGGATATGACAATGTTTAGTTTCCATCCGGTTAAGCCCGTAACAACTGCAGAAGGTGGAGTTATCGTAACAAATAATAAGGAATTCTATGATAAAATGATTCTTTTTAGAAGTCATGGCATTACACATACTCCATATGCTGAAGAACAAGGTGGTTGGTACTATGAAATGATTGATCTTGGATATAACTATCGAATGACAGATATTCAAGCAGCACTTGGTATCTCACAAATGAAAAAAATAGACAGTTTTATTGAGCGACGTCGAGAGCTTGCAGCTAAATATACAGAACTACTACAAGATATTCCTTATATTAAGGCTCCTAAGCAGTTAGAGAACACAGAATCTGGTTGGCATTTATATTCAGTTCAATTGGACACGAAGCAAATTGGAAAATCACGTAAACAAATTTTTGAAGAGATGCGCGAAGCGAATATAGGCGTTCATGTACATTATATACCAGTGTACTGGCATCCTTATTATCAACAATTGGGGTATAAAAAGGGACTATGTCCTATAGCGGAGAAATGGTATGAAAATGCATTGACCTTACCGCTATTTCCAAAAATGATTGATAAAGATGTTGAGGACGTAATAAATTTCTTTACTAAATAA
- the pseI gene encoding pseudaminic acid synthase, with the protein MELINVGPYHIGKEYRPFIIAEMSGNHNQSLERALKIVEAAAEAGAHALKIQTYTADTLTLNVNTDDFMIADKESLWKNRKLYDLYNEAYTPWEWHKPIFDRARELGMIPFSTPFDNTAVDFLETLDVPMYKIASFENTDLPLIEKVASTGKPMIVSTGMATVAEIDELVRTAKNAGCKDLILLKCTSTYPATPENTNISTIPHMREMLNVQVGLSDHTMGTGVAVAAVALGATVVEKHFTLSRADGGVDSTFSMEPAEMKLLVKETERAWQSIGQITYGPTEKEKASLKFRRSIYVSQDIQAGEKFTEENIRIVRPGYGLEPKYYPKLIGKVAKKDYKTGMPIRFDDLI; encoded by the coding sequence ATGGAGTTAATTAATGTTGGTCCATATCATATTGGAAAAGAGTATAGACCATTTATCATTGCAGAAATGTCTGGCAACCATAATCAATCATTAGAAAGAGCTTTAAAAATTGTAGAAGCAGCGGCTGAAGCAGGTGCTCACGCTCTTAAAATTCAAACTTATACAGCAGATACACTGACTTTAAATGTAAATACAGATGATTTCATGATTGCTGATAAAGAAAGCCTTTGGAAAAACAGAAAGTTATATGATTTATATAATGAAGCCTACACTCCTTGGGAATGGCATAAGCCGATTTTTGATAGAGCACGTGAATTAGGGATGATTCCATTTAGTACACCGTTCGATAATACAGCGGTAGATTTTTTAGAGACATTAGATGTACCTATGTATAAAATTGCATCTTTTGAAAATACAGATCTCCCGCTTATTGAGAAGGTTGCTTCAACTGGTAAACCAATGATTGTATCAACTGGTATGGCAACAGTAGCAGAAATAGATGAGTTGGTACGTACAGCCAAAAATGCAGGGTGTAAAGATTTAATTTTATTGAAGTGTACAAGTACATATCCTGCAACACCAGAAAATACGAATATTTCTACAATCCCTCATATGAGAGAGATGTTAAATGTTCAAGTCGGTTTGTCAGACCATACGATGGGTACTGGCGTTGCTGTAGCTGCTGTAGCTTTAGGTGCTACTGTAGTTGAAAAGCACTTTACTTTATCACGTGCAGATGGTGGCGTGGATTCTACATTTTCAATGGAGCCGGCTGAAATGAAGCTGCTAGTAAAAGAAACAGAACGTGCATGGCAATCTATTGGACAAATTACATATGGACCAACAGAAAAAGAGAAAGCTTCACTGAAATTCAGACGTTCTATCTATGTATCACAGGACATTCAAGCAGGTGAAAAATTTACAGAAGAAAATATTCGTATTGTTCGACCAGGTTATGGGCTAGAGCCAAAATATTATCCAAAATTGATTGGAAAAGTGGCAAAAAAAGATTATAAAACAGGTATGCCGATTCGATTCGATGATTTAATTTAA
- the pseH gene encoding UDP-4-amino-4,6-dideoxy-N-acetyl-beta-L-altrosamine N-acetyltransferase — MLNLRLCSLEDIKPRYVQLVLEWRNQKQIREMMFNSNIIQLDEHRKWIESLDQGDKIAKVFCYNGLPMGVIQFTYLNREANIGEWGFYIGNSQAPKGMGTLLGFTAINFLFNDLKLRKLCAEVLSFNKISLSFHQKLGFSKDGVLRQHVLKKGDFYDVHIFSMFKNEWENHKEQIKQQLEEK, encoded by the coding sequence ATGCTAAATTTAAGACTTTGTTCCCTAGAAGATATTAAACCAAGATATGTACAACTAGTTTTGGAGTGGCGAAATCAAAAACAGATAAGAGAAATGATGTTTAATAGCAATATAATTCAGTTAGATGAACATAGAAAATGGATAGAGAGTTTAGATCAGGGGGATAAGATAGCAAAAGTGTTTTGCTATAATGGCTTACCTATGGGGGTTATCCAATTTACTTATCTAAATCGTGAAGCGAATATAGGAGAATGGGGTTTTTATATAGGAAATTCTCAGGCTCCAAAAGGTATGGGAACTTTATTAGGATTTACGGCTATAAATTTCTTGTTTAACGATTTGAAACTTCGAAAATTGTGTGCAGAAGTACTATCCTTCAATAAAATTAGCCTGAGTTTTCATCAAAAACTTGGATTTTCAAAAGACGGGGTTTTAAGACAGCATGTTTTAAAAAAAGGAGATTTTTATGATGTCCATATATTTAGCATGTTTAAGAATGAATGGGAAAATCATAAAGAACAGATTAAACAACAATTAGAGGAGAAATAA
- the pseG gene encoding UDP-2,4-diacetamido-2,4,6-trideoxy-beta-L-altropyranose hydrolase, which yields MNVYIRTDASIQIGSGHIMRCLTLAKQLKAEGMQVTFICRNVEGHMIDYICNQGFNVQELPKIFNNNVWGWTKENWSQDASETSQIINDNLADLLIVDHYSLDKKWEGKLRNHTKKLMVIDDLANRVHDCDVLLDQNYYKNFQGRYKNLVPENCILCLGPNYLLLRDEFWNIKISKFQKGNQRIFVFFGSVDATNETEKALIALQKLSKKYHFSIDVVVGDNNKNKILIEDFCKEINNCHYYCQINNMAELMSKATFSLGAGGTITWERAFLNLPSLVISVADNQDEIAQALNDEHAIMFLGKSSYSNEEDIYNAVEKVLKDDSILKELSMNMKKIINKNVVEQKPLLSILRNLKKEG from the coding sequence TTGAACGTATACATTCGTACAGATGCATCCATTCAAATAGGTTCTGGTCATATTATGCGGTGTCTTACGTTAGCCAAACAGTTAAAGGCTGAAGGTATGCAAGTTACTTTTATTTGTCGAAATGTAGAAGGGCATATGATTGATTATATTTGTAATCAAGGATTTAATGTTCAAGAGTTACCCAAGATTTTTAATAATAATGTTTGGGGATGGACAAAAGAAAATTGGTCACAGGATGCTTCAGAAACAAGCCAAATAATAAATGATAATTTGGCTGATTTACTAATAGTAGACCATTATTCCTTAGATAAAAAATGGGAAGGAAAGTTAAGAAATCATACAAAAAAGTTAATGGTTATTGATGACTTAGCTAATCGAGTACATGATTGTGATGTTTTATTAGATCAGAATTACTATAAAAATTTTCAGGGAAGATATAAAAATTTAGTTCCGGAAAATTGCATTTTATGTCTTGGTCCCAATTATCTTTTATTAAGAGATGAATTTTGGAACATTAAAATAAGTAAATTCCAAAAAGGAAATCAAAGGATTTTTGTGTTTTTTGGATCTGTAGATGCTACGAATGAAACAGAAAAGGCATTGATTGCATTACAAAAACTTTCTAAAAAATATCATTTTTCTATAGATGTTGTGGTAGGAGATAATAATAAGAATAAGATTTTAATAGAGGATTTTTGTAAGGAAATAAATAATTGTCACTATTATTGTCAAATAAACAATATGGCTGAACTCATGTCTAAAGCTACATTTTCACTAGGGGCTGGAGGTACTATTACATGGGAAAGGGCATTTTTAAATTTACCTAGTTTAGTTATCTCTGTTGCTGATAATCAAGATGAAATTGCTCAAGCATTGAATGATGAACATGCAATTATGTTCCTGGGTAAATCCTCATATTCAAATGAAGAAGATATTTATAATGCGGTTGAAAAGGTATTAAAGGATGACTCAATTTTAAAAGAATTAAGCATGAATATGAAAAAAATCATTAATAAAAATGTAGTTGAACAAAAGCCACTTTTATCGATTTTAAGGAATTTAAAAAAAGAGGGATGA
- a CDS encoding cytidylyltransferase domain-containing protein, which produces MTVIAIIQARMGSTRLPGKILKEVNGKPLLLHQINRLKHSKLIDQLVIATTIEKQDDLIEDFCKKYNVSFFRGSENDVLARYYEASEQFGGDVIVRLTSDCPIIDPDIVDKTIQYYLENQFNYVSNTIERTYPRGLDTEVFSKKTLDVAYHEATLPRDREHVTAYIYTHPEQFSVGSFKENVDYSKYRWTVDTKEDLQLVQNILKRFNGREDDFTFEEAILLMKENPKWFEINSHIEQKKI; this is translated from the coding sequence ATGACAGTAATAGCAATTATTCAGGCTCGTATGGGTTCTACTCGTTTACCAGGGAAAATTTTAAAAGAAGTAAATGGAAAACCCTTATTACTTCATCAAATTAATCGTTTGAAACATTCAAAGCTAATAGATCAACTAGTTATAGCAACAACTATAGAAAAACAAGATGATTTAATTGAAGATTTTTGTAAGAAATATAATGTATCTTTTTTTAGAGGATCAGAGAATGATGTTTTAGCGCGTTATTATGAAGCAAGTGAACAATTTGGTGGGGATGTAATTGTTCGCTTGACATCGGATTGTCCAATTATTGATCCAGATATAGTAGATAAGACAATTCAATATTATTTAGAGAATCAGTTTAATTACGTTTCCAATACAATTGAACGTACGTATCCACGGGGGTTAGATACAGAGGTTTTCTCGAAAAAAACGTTAGATGTAGCTTATCATGAAGCTACTCTCCCACGTGATAGAGAGCATGTAACAGCTTATATATACACACATCCAGAACAATTTTCTGTTGGTTCATTTAAAGAAAATGTAGATTATAGTAAATATCGTTGGACTGTTGATACAAAAGAAGATTTGCAATTAGTGCAAAATATATTAAAAAGATTCAATGGAAGAGAAGATGATTTTACATTTGAGGAAGCTATTTTATTAATGAAAGAAAATCCAAAGTGGTTTGAAATTAATTCTCATATTGAACAAAAAAAGATATGA